The window TCCCGCGCGCGCGTCTGCGCCTTCCTTTCTtgtttccccttcccctggAAAAACGCCGCCATCACTGGAGCAGTCCAAGGCGCTGGGTAGCGGTGCAGATCGTGGTAAAGCGGAAGCTGTCGCTGGTCGACGCCGAGGCCGCTCCGCACCCCGTAGAAATGCTGCTGAAGATGACAGCAGCGGTCCTGTTCGCCCCCTCCCGGGTAGCCTCACGGCTACCGCTTCGCCACCGGTGCAAGGCTCTCGCTCTGCGATACCGCCACTGCCCCATGGCCAATACCAgtcgccgccatcaccaccgcacaAGCAGAGGCCGCCAGCTGCCCTGTCGCGACTGGACAAGCTCTCCATCCCGCCACTGCCTGCGGATGAAAAGAAGTTGTCCATCGCCGCCCGTCTGTGCAAGTCGTTCCTCATACAACTGGCCTCCTCGAGAGTCCTGGGAGgtcacggcggcggtggcgcgtcCGGTGGCGGGGAAGCGGACGTCGCCAGGGCACTCGAGCAGGCCTTTTTTGGCGTTgtcggcagcgagggcgTTCACGGCAACTTCGGCATGACCGCCGGCGAGATGCTCGCCCTCTGGTACGGGCAGGTACGGCCGATGCTCTCTGGCCGCGATACCCACGGCtccgacgacggcggctctGCCTTCCCGGGTGAGATGTGGATCGCGCTCTTCGCCCTCGGCACGTACCTCAACACCATCTTGTCCACGCTGCAGTCCGGCAAGACGGGCAGTCGTgcggcgtcgtcctcggcatCCGCTTCCATGACGGACTTGGCAGCCTACAAGGCGGGCCTGCGAGCCCATCCTACCGAGGCGCTCACCGACGCCTGCCACTACGCCAACGAACTCAGCGaactgctgcaggcgctttTCCAGCGCGGAGACGAGGCCGATGCCCCGCCGTACAGCGTCATtccggtggtgctgcggcgagTGCGCAGCGTTTTTGAGGAGGCCACCGCGCGCGGCGTTGCCACGGTGCAGTCGAACCTCAACACAGTCACGTCGAAGTTGTTCTCCGTCCTCAACAGGCGCGTGAAGACATCGGCAGTGCAGCCCCTCGGCACGCCTGGCGAGGCGCCGCGCTGGCTGCTGACGTACGACTccaaggaaaaggaaaacctCCTGCACAGCTTTGCCTACCTCATCATGGAGATGATCGCCGCCGATGCTCCGATGAACGACGACGTAGAGCTCTTTATCTCAGCGTTTCATGAGTGCTTCCCATCAGCGCTGGCGGAGCGGTGCATGCTCTACTACCGGCACGCCTGCGCACTCCTCCGTCAGCCGCTTTGTATGTCTCTTGTCGAGGAGGCCGCTGCGCTGTTGGTAAAGGCGACCGTCGTATACCCGCCCAACGCCCCACTCCACAACATGCGTGTGTTGCTGGTGAAGTTGCTAACAACGGAACTGGCTCTGGGACGACTGCCACCGGACGAGGATTGGCTCGCCCTGGACGTCCCGCAGCTCATCGACGTTGTAAACGCGCTCAAGACGGCCCGCCTGGACCTACTcgacgcggcgctggcgacgcaCGGGCCCTTTTTTGTAGGGGCCGGCGTGCACAACGTCCTCTGCCTGGCGCGTCAGCGGCTCGCACTGCTGATGGTCGTGAAATTCTACCTGACGCATGGGTGCGAGAGTCGCCTGTGCGTGTCGGAGATGGTTCGgtaccaccgcctcccctaCTCGACGGTGGATGCAGGGGtcgcgtggctgctgccgctgctggtagAGAAGCAGATGAACGGCGTGCTAGACCATGACTACCTGATCCTGAGCGCCAAGGCCCCGTTCGACGCCTACCAGCGCGAGGCtctcgccgacgccgccgccaccgcacgaCACCCGCCACGGAGTGCGGAAGATGTATGATGACACGCGCCAAGTATACTTTGTGTCGGTCTTAGCAGTGCTTAAAGTTTTGGGGGTCTaaaaaggcgaagagagtgaagcagcggcagacgtgACTCCGTGTGCCTGTGTCGGTGCGGGTGGGCAGAAAACTACTCgcgcctgcctctctctctctatcggGACTGCTTCAGTGGTTGGTGgcccacctcccccttttcgcgctctctctgcaAGGGACAGACGGGGAACAGTCATTGGCGGAGACATGGCAATCACGCGgagactgcagctgcgtcatgctggcgcacacacctgtgtgcgcgccttctAAACAGTTGACTGTGTTATGGTGAAAGACGCGTCCTGAGGAGTGGAGAGTGTATGATGAGGACGGTTGACgaacgagaaggagagagggagagtggcAGACGGGGAAGCCCTGCAGTGTCGCCTGGTTTCACCGTAATGACACCGCAGTCCCAACAGCCACAGCTTTAGAGGCCCCTTGTCGCCGTCCCTGACATGGTACCGTAGTGCAAGTGcccccttcttctgctcgttcgctcttctccgcaCCCCTAGACGTTACTGCTGCATGTCTATCATCCCCCTCGTCGTGGCCCTCGCCCTAGTGAGGTTGCACAGCCGCATAGGCGTGCTGGGGCAAGCATAGGTGTGCTACTGTtcaccccttcttccctccctcctctcctcaccacAAAATCCACCAACCTCCGTGATTCAaatccacacacacacacacacacacacgcatgcacatgcacacgtgcgcatgTGGGTGTACAAGGACCTGCCAATACTCAGGAAGGAGCGGAGACGTCGAAGAGTTGCACAGAGACCACAGACGTGTCAGTGGCACCATACACAcccatagagagagagcgaaaaaggcgaaagagaaaggcagttggcgcatacacacacacacgtacgtcTGACCGCgtttccacacacacacacaccgcaccCTTTGAAAAGGCACCAACAAAGCGATCACAATGCAGTCGGATCTTGGCACGGTCCACGTCACAAACTtccacggcagcgacgcgctgccCGGTGACGGCTACAATGGCCGTGGCAGTGTAGACGGCAACAGCGAGGTGGGCGCTGACATCCGCCTCCTCACCAAGGAGTTTGTCACGCGGTTTCGCCTGCATCATGAGTTTCTCTACATGGACATGCTGCGGAGCAACTTGTCAGCTGGGCTGCACTACGTGGAGCTTCAAATGTCGCACTTGCAGCAGTTCAGCGGCGTACTCTTTGGGGCCGTGCAGCACAACCCCACCCGTGCACTGCCCCTGATGGAGCACGCAATGTGGGAGCTGGCGCAGGAGCGCAAGTTGTTCCCTGCCTACAGTCGCGAGACGACGATTCAGGTCCAGCTCTTCTGGGGCGTCCCCCCCATGTCGCTGCGCAACCTCGCCCAGgccgccgtggcgcagctTGTTTGCGTGAGCGGCATTGTCGTCAAGTCCAGCTCCACACATGCTCGCTGTGTCCGGGCGGCTATCCAGTGCACGAGCTGTCGCAGCAAAGCCTACATCAACGGCGGGCGGTCGATTGATCTGCCACCGCAGTGCATGGAGAacagcggccgcggtggggctggtggtggcggccttggcagtggtggaggtACGTCCTCCGCCAAGTGCCGACCGAACCCCTATGTGCTTCTACCCATGGAGAGCGAGTACGAAGACCAGCAGATCATCAAACTGCAGGAACTGCACGAGGACGTGCCGACCGGTGAACTGCCGCGACACCTGACGGTGGTTGTGGACCGCTACTTAGTTGACCGCATCAGCCCCGGTTCCCGGGTTCAGATCGTCGGCGTCGTCTCAGTCCAGGAGAAGCGTGGTGGCTTTGACAACgcacgcggcggtggccgtggTCGCACGGCGGTAGGCTTGCGTGCGCAGTACTTGCGCTGTGTCGGTCTCATGTTCCGCACTACGCAGGATGTCTGCTGTGCGGTGGTGAGCGTGAACCAGAACTTCTCCTCCCGTGTGCGATCACGCACAACCATGACGTGGCAaccagaggaggaggcgtccTTCAAGGCCTTCGCGAAGCAAGGTGGGGTGTTCCAGAGGCTCTCTGCCAGCATCGATCCTGCCATCTTCGGCTTGGAGGATCAGAAGAAGGCGATTGTGTGCCTCCTGTTCGGCGGTACCCgcaagcgcagcggcagcaacttCCTGCGGGGCGACATGAACGTTCTCTTCATTGGCGACCCGTCGACGGCCAAGTCACAGCTGCTGAAGTTCGTGGAGAAGGTGGCCCCGATTGGCATCTACACCTCTGGAAaaggcagcagtgccgccggcCTCACCGCATCTGTCATCTCGAACGGCAACGGCGACTTTGTGCTCGAGGCGGGGTCGATGGTGCTGgccgacggcggcgttgtGTGCATTGACGAGTTCGACAAGATGCGAGAGCAGGATCAGGTCGCCATTCACGAAGCAATGGAGCAGCAGACCATCTCTATTGCCAAGGCGAATCTCACAACAATGCTAAACAGCCGCACGTCGGTGCTGGCCGCTGCGAACCCGACTCTCGGCAGCTATGACCCTCTGCGGTCCAACGAGGACCAGATGGACTTCCAGAGCTCCATCCTGTCTCGCTTCGACCTCATCTTCAAGGTGATTGACCCCCGCAACCCCGAGACGGATCAGCGGCTGGCTCACCATGTCATCGGGCTGCATAAGAGCGCCAGCGGCAACGGTaggcgatgcggcggtggtcgccCGGGTGCGTCCGCCTCAGCTGGTAGTGGGGCGAGTGCCTCTGCGGCGCAGAGTAGCCACGGCGAAGTGGTGGACCGCGGTTTCTTTACCAAGTACATCTCCTACGCCCGCTCCACCTGCCGTCCGGTCATTTCAGAGGAAGCGAtgaaggtgctgctcgacttCTACGTTCAGGTGCGCCGAGACGCACATCAGCAAACCCTCCAGGCGATCAGCGGCAACGGTAGCGCAgcgggcggtggtggcgcgagcagcagcaagacaCCCATCATCCAGATCACGGCCCGGCAGCTGGAGAGCCTCGTGCGCATTACGGAGTCGCTGGCCCGTATGCGGCTTGACGTGCTTGccagccgcagcgatgcCGAAGAGGCCATCAAGCTCTTCAAGATCGCCACCGTCGACGCCATCAAGAGCGGTGTGGCGGACCAAACCCTGACGGAGGCGCAGAGTGAACTTGTCCTGcgcgtggaggaggcggtgcgccgccgcgtcacACTCGGGGCCACGgtcgagcaccaccgcctcctgtCGGAGCTTGCACGCATGGGCTTCGACGCGAAGCTCGTGGAGCGTGCCCTGTACGCGATGGTAAAGCGAGAGGAGTTGGAGTGGCGCAAGCAGCGCACTCTGCTGCACCGTGTGAGATGAGGAAAGCTTGAAAGTACTCGCAGTAGTGGAAGCGGTAGCACGCGTGTCTGGTGGCACCTGCATGGGTGTCTGTGTATTTTGTTTCTTCGCCTTTGCTcttgtttcttctcttcatAGATTCAAGGCACCAAGCCTCACAGAGTACCCAAGCAAAATGACTGGAAtcatcctctcccccttctggCGGTCgcggtcgtcgtcgtcattgctgggctcgccgccgcggaccctcccccccccctccctctctcgtcccTCTGCATTGCGCCCCCTACCGTCTGCGAACGGCCTCCGCGCTCCCCCACTCTCCACCTtgccgctctttttttcccaAACTCCATCCTCTCGCGGTGGGCGAGTGCACATGTGCGTACTTTGCGCTGTTCGACGCTCAGAAAACGAGGACCTCAGGCAACGTGGGCGGGAGCCCTCATCAACAGCGTATGCGCCATCGCACAAGACCGCAGAGGACTCGAGGCCTGATTGTATGAGCAACAGCAACCCGATGGCCACGTGCGTCAAGGCCGAGCAACCCATGACGGGGTCCAGGCCTGACACAGAGACCCGTGCAACGACAACATGCGCTTCCCCAGTAGCCACCACGGAAGCCGCAGCACTGTCGTCGGCAACGGTGGACTTCAGTGCCATTCCGACGAGCAATGCACTTTTGAGTGCGCGACTGAAAAGAGAGCTGAAGTCTCTCTGGTGTGCGAATGaccccgccaccacggcactTCGAGACACCAGCGGAACGATAATGGCTCGCGGCACACCGCCCAAGTCCGCTGAGGTGGCCTCCGTTGTACCGCCCTTCAAGGTCGGTACGGTTGAAATATACCGCCGCTTTCCGGAGGCCTACGATCTGCTCATGGACCACCACAACTGCACTGCCGTGCGCCACACACTCCTGGAAGACGTGCTGGGCCGCATTGCTCGCACGGGTACTATAGCGCCAGGACCAGTGGATGCCGCTGCGGAGACTTCGGGTCAGCGCCGCACGCAGCCGTGGGTGCGCGTGGCGGACTTTGGGTGCGGCACGGGACGCATCGAGGGGATGGTAGCGCAGCACCCTGCCGTTCAGGTCATCTACGCGTACGACAGCGAGGTATcgatgctgcggcgctgtCTGGCGAACACCGTCCGGAGTGCAGCTCAGTCCGGTCATTACGACACCGTGACTCTGCTACCCGTGGCCGCGCCGGCAGAGACGATAGGAGAAGGCAATACtcccagcgccgcctctcaCGCGCTGTCGTCACCATCTGTGTTGTGCGGCGCGGACCACAGCAAGGCGGAAACAAAGGCGCCAtcagcagtgctgcaacTGTGCCTCCGCCCTGTACCATTTCAGGCAATTCAGTCAAACTTTCTCACAGAAACGCAGCACCCCCGCTGCCCCCTGGTTGTCTGCGCGTGGTCTCTCTCCTACGTCATGCGAATGCAGTGGGGCGAGGACCGCTGGCACGCCGCTGTAGACTCCGTTGTGCAGTCACTGCTAAGTCTGCTTGATAACACGCGCTCggatgcggcggtggtcaTACTAGAGACGCTGGGTAACGGCTCTGCGGTCCCGACGCGGCAGAgcacgtacacgcagcgGCTGGAGGAGCGCTTTGGGTTCACACGGACGTGGGTACGCACGGACTACGAGTTCAAGAGCACAGCCGACGCAGAACGCATGGTGCGCTTTTTCTTTGGCGAAAAgatgctggcgcagctcaccTCAGACGATGTTCGTAGTGGAGCCGGAGAGAATGGCGTTACTGACGACAcgggcagtggtggcggctgtCGCCTAATGGAGTGCACGGGCATTTGGACACACTGgaaggcgagagaagcgCCGGCGGGAGCCACTCAGTGAGTCAGTGGTGCGCTCTCGGgtctgacacacacacacaacgcatCTCTCCCCTACCCCTGTATGACCACTCTCAAGTACCGCGTCTTGTGAGCGCACGCTAGCAGGGCCCTCACACTCGCAGCAGCCCCACCTCGGCACGCACTGCAcctcccaccctccctcttcggGGACTTCGCACAGCACAGCTACGCGGCTTTCTGGTTGTCTAGCGTTTGTGGAGCGTACGTGAGTGCCTCGCTCATATCCAAAGATGCCGAGTgtgagaagaggaggagggggacatCAAGCATAGGTCTTGATGTGCCCCCCTCGGCAGAAGCGGAGACAAGGTTGACTGACCGAGCACGGCCTGTACTGGGCGTCTGAAGTGGAAAGACCATCACATGATTCTTCCGCTCTTCTTCATTActcgtctctttctccctgCTTCTCTTGGTTGCTGcttgccgccgtcgcgctaTGAGCTCAGGAGATcgcttcacacacacacacacacatagacgCGTATGCGCCGACCCGCGAAGGGCGTGCGTTAcaaagcagcgctgcattAAAGTTGAGACGTGAGGCTGCCAAGAccctccttcgcctcctgcCCGCAACTCTCTAGCCACCAACTTGGGTCAAGATGAAGCTTCTCCACTCCAAGTCGACTGCGGAGCCAATCCTGGCTGTCACCGCGTGTCCGTGCGCAAACCTCTTCGGTCTCGTCACGCGGAGCTCGGCCGCTGTCTATCGCTCCACTACCCTCACCACGGTCTTCAACTTCTCCCTGAAGCCCTTCCAGTCCGCACTCAGGGACAATGCGGCAGATGAGGAGAGGCGCAATGACACCTcggtctgctgctgctggtcgcCGTCAGGTCGCCTGTTCACCCTTGCGATGCCATCGGGGCTCCTGCTCGTGCTAGACGTCGAGGGTGGTGCCTTGGTGCGCTTCCTCACTCCTGGCGCCACGGCCCCTGtaagcagcgacggcgctaGTGGCTCCAGCTCGACACCCGCATCAACGAGTGTGCCTCGAGTCCCCACAACGCTCCCGCCCGGCCGCCCTGTGCTCGCCATGGGTTGGTGTGCGGTGccgtcgctcttctcccGGCACGTTAACGCCATGCACGTGGATATGCAGACCCGATGTCTTCCAGTCCGCACTGGCGTGACGACTGCGTTGCTCGATGAGGTTGCTCAAGGCTCCTCTATTTCTCTCTTCGGCGCGGGGGACGCGTCGCATCTGCTCTTCTCAACTGCCGCGACGAGTGGTAGATACCCGGCAGATGCGAAACGCGCCAGTAGATCCATATCGCTGCTCATGGTGCTTGGCTGCGACGGTGTTCTTCGCTGCCTAATCGGCGGTCTGTACGAGGTACAACGCCTAGAACTGTCGCTTCCGTCGTGCTACCCTACCCTGCCTGTCAGCGGGCTTCGCGGCAACGTGGCCGCCTGGGAGGACGTCGTCGTTGAAGACATGCAGGTACGCCACTGCACTGTGTCTACTGGGGCCTCAGCTGGCAGTAGGACGCACCCACAAAGAGAAACGGGACTACCCGGCTGGATGTGCTTTGGTGAGTCGGTCGTGAGCTGTGTCCGTCCTGCCGTggcccagcagcaccgcttgTATTTGACTGTTGCGGGCGCGTTATcgagcggtgccgcagcacctgcagtgtGGGAGGTGAACTTGCACGCCAACCTCTCCGCCCTGGCTGCCCCACATTGGCTCGCGTTGTGCTATGTGCGCGAGTACACCCGCATCGCACGTGAAGTGTATGAGAAAGCTGCTCGCGAGTGGCATGCAGTGCTGCGGAGACGTCTCTGGGCACACCTTGGACTTCCCGCTGTCGCGCCACTTCTCTCCTCAGCCATCCTGGCGCAGCTCACGGAACCTGACCCCTTGGAGCTCTACAAGTACGCGAAGCAGCAACTAATGCACGCCGCTGTGACCGAGGACCTTGAGGTGATGGCgacagcagtgcagcgcgcGATTGACGACGTCACACATGTGTGCTACCGGTGCTGTGAAGCTGCCATGGCGTGTACCGTGTACCTCCGCGAGGCGGACACCGTcacgcagcacctcggcacTCTGCGGCGACTCTGCGAATCCTTTCTACGACGCGTcacgagagaggcggagagcgcACGTGACTTGGCGCTGTGGGTGCTGCAACAGTCGCACTACTGGTCACGCAGCTCCCGCTTCGCGATGGGTCCGGCGGATGAGCGAGCACCAGTGGGGGCTGAAGAGGATCAGCGGGAGAGGTTGTCAGCGGTGTCGTCACcgtctgctgcggtggcggcaacgaCTGAAATGACCCACTCACCTTCGCCGCAACAGCCACCGTCCGTGGTGGACGAAGTCCCGCTTAGCGCGACGCGCCAGCCCACCCTTCTGAGCTACCTTTCTTCTGTTACTTCGCAAGAGACCAACGTGGAGGACGACCCGGTGGTTTGCATCTGTGAGCAGCTTGCCATCAGCCTGCAAGACTGCGCGTCGTTGCCGGCGTCGGCGATGGCTCCCCTTCCAGCCTGCATCGTGTTGTCGAATGTGCAAGAGAGTggtgccacctccgcctcgcctGCATCGCAGTTCCTGTGCTGTGTTGTGAAGGGAaccgaagagggagagcggggaaGCCGTGACGGCAGGGATGACAATGAAGACATAATTGACACTTCCGTCACCGTCAATGGCGGCGACGGTTACGGTAACGATGATGGAATGGCTAATGGTTACTACCCACGGTACGAGACGGGCCTGGAGGACGTTGCACTCGGGGAAGGTACTCGTGACGTGGCATGTGGCGAGTGTGGCTGCGCGCTCGTCACGGAAGGGGTCGACATACatgtgctgcgctgcgctgccaccgcagccaaTACAATTCGGCCTCTGCAGATTGGCACGTacaaggtggtggtgcaccgtGACGGCGATGCTGGGGACGACTGCGCCGACTCATCCGCAGCTTCTGGCGCTGTGCTCGAGGCAGGCCCTACGGTAGACGTAGACATAACCCTCATCACATCCCGCCTCAAGGTGGACCTCTCCAGCAGCCACAGCTATGCAGCACCTTCTGTCATCTACGGTGCCACTTGGTACGGCTACCTTGAAGCGGATCGGCACGTTGTTGTCTGTCAGCCAAACTCCATCACCACAGATCGTTCTGCAGGCTCTGGTGCCCAGAGCAGGTCGGCTGCGCCGGCACCCTTCTTCGTCGCCGTtgtcgacggcagcggccgaCTAGTGACAGTTGATGAGGAAGAgcgcgacgacggcgacaacgaagatggcggtgatgcggCAGACTCTTCAGCCGCAGCGTTGTCaacggaggcggcgctgtgcgagGTGACCGGGATGGagggcgtgccgctgcgcgtgAGCATGAGCCGTGCCCGCAGCTTCTGCGTAGTCGCTAGTGTGACCAAGTACATTGTACTCTCCCTCTACGATGATGACTActgaggaaggaaaggaaaggggagtgCTGCGTaggcgggggaggcgagagaaagaaacgcAGGCTCGTTTGACCTCTCTCTGTACCCCTggtctccccccccccccagcgtCCCTTCAAAGGAAATCGGCAAGCACGTAAAGGGCGCACCCACACATTCGTGCGTGCCTCGTCTGCGCACTGTCATTACGCGAGCCGGAGCGAGGACTCTATCGGCTTCAGCACAGACCAGATGCGCGCTGCATCGTCGGAAGGCAGGAAAAGCGCGCcaagagaagcgagaaggtCCTCGAAAGACCCGCTTTCCACACACCGTCCTCTCTCACCAGACCACTTTGCGCATAACGTCACGGCACCGCGACAGAGAGTGATGGCAGACGAACACGAGAAGAGTCCGCAACGGCATCGAGAAATAGAGCGAAATACCGGGgcgggaaggaggaggataTTTGAATGACAGCCTCATGAgcgccctccccccgcgGGCCGTatctctcttgctcttgtcgctgcgccttctccatgCAAAGATGTGGTAGACGAGGCGGTGTACAATGACCCCACTCGGTTTACCTCCACAGGCACAGCTGGCAAGCAGTGTcactccttcttcccccccccctcctgccccGCATACTCCGACCGACCTCAGTCGTCAATAGCGCATGGTTCCTCATGTGTGATCCCAATTgcgtctctcgctccttACCCCCTAcccctctcacacacacgcacaccgccaTCCCCACAATCGATATTGCCGCAACACGCGAGCATAGACTAAAGTAGCTAACATCTGCTCACGGCACCGCcctcatccccctcccctacgcTCACGtacgaagacacacacacacacacgaagacaACCAATCATGTCCGCATTCATGGAGAAGTACCACATCCGCAAGGTGCTCGGCATCTCCATGAGCGTTGTGCAGTCCTTCTGGCACTGGACGCGTGATCGACTATGGCCCATCTactccgccgccgtcgtcattTCCCTCTTCCAGATGATCGCCGTCGCCTCAGAGAAGCAGATCCTCGCCGACCACTACTACGGCGATGTGGATGGCAAGTTCGAAGAGACCAAGGATGACCTCGTGCGCGACGCCAAGAAGCTGTTcaacgaggaggtggcggtggcggtgaaaGAACACGTGTGGCAGCTGCCCCCGGCGGCGTTCCGTCGCGAGTACAACAGCCGGCTTGGCAGCGCCTAGTCTAttagagaaggggaggactATCGACATCGTGCTgtgctgagggagagaggccggAGGATCTGGAGAAGGTGTTCTGACGCCCTTgcaaccccccctcccccccccagcaCCGATGCGGAGTGTCTATCTCTGCATGTGCCTAtgacgaagaagaagccaTTGAGCCAGCGACAGAGGCCACATTCAACCATGCACTCTTGCAGGCATACAAGACGTGCAGGTGATGCagatggtggtggcgggtgTCGTCTGActcctctcacctctctcccgcccacccccctctAACCAAGCCCCTCGTCGTCCCTCACCTCACCCCATTACCATCACACCCCTTCGCATGGGGCGTGGGCGTAATGAACTTCGAATTGTGTCTGtttgcccctctcctcacagcagcgcaccgctgtGTCTCACCCTGTGGTGTCTTGCTCGGGCGCTCGATtgtgccgtgtgtgtgtgtgtgtgtgtgtgtgtgtgttagcGTGTTGTCATCTCTTCTGCCTCCTGTGAAGAGAACGGAGGGGTGTTTGCCCCCACACCTCCcccgactctctctctctctccatctctatCTCAGTGTGGCTGATCACTCCTGCCTCGTGAGGCACCTAACTAAAGGTGCGTAACGCGTGATAGCACATCGAtacaggtgtgtgtgtgtgttaagCTGTAGCAGAGCAtacacgcctctctctccccgtgcGTCGCTGATGAGACACGAACTCTGGGCTGTCACTCGGCGCCGTACTCTCTGCACACCACCCCCCTGTTGAACGAACAGCGGAGAAAAGCACAACGAGGCCGACCAAAGCCTGCGTGCAGGCGCGTGCTGGACAGGGGGTGGACAGAAAACGAGGGGCACCTTGGCGGCTTCGCTGCTCTAATAGGCTGAATGGCACCCTCGATTCCccccctcatcctcctcttatggcccccctccccgtccctCCACTACACAACACAACGCGCGCTGAGGCACGCGCATACACATGCATATGTCAGCGCCTCATCGAGTGGTCACTGAACGGAGCCAACACGGCGCTtgaccccctctccccccccctttccctccctctctccctctccaagCGTCAATGGATCGCTCGTTGCTCTTCTCGCCGCTCGGGTACTCGACCAATGGGGTATACATCCCGTCCCCGGTGGGGGGCGACACCGACGTGGGCGGGGCGAATGACGGTCGCATCTTCGAGGAACTCCTCGACGCCGAAGTCGCAGTGAACATGGAAAAACTGCGGGAGGCGTCGCGCATGGGCATTCCGCCGGTCCACCGCGGTGTTGTCTACCGCTACCT is drawn from Leishmania panamensis strain MHOM/PA/94/PSC-1 chromosome 24 sequence and contains these coding sequences:
- a CDS encoding hypothetical protein (TriTrypDB/GeneDB-style sysID: LpmP.24.0910); this encodes MKLLHSKSTAEPILAVTACPCANLFGLVTRSSAAVYRSTTLTTVFNFSLKPFQSALRDNAADEERRNDTSVCCCWSPSGRLFTLAMPSGLLLVLDVEGGALVRFLTPGATAPVSSDGASGSSSTPASTSVPRVPTTLPPGRPVLAMGWCAVPSLFSRHVNAMHVDMQTRCLPVRTGVTTALLDEVAQGSSISLFGAGDASHLLFSTAATSGRYPADAKRASRSISLLMVLGCDGVLRCLIGGLYEVQRLELSLPSCYPTLPVSGLRGNVAAWEDVVVEDMQVRHCTVSTGASAGSRTHPQRETGLPGWMCFGESVVSCVRPAVAQQHRLYLTVAGALSSGAAAPAVWEVNLHANLSALAAPHWLALCYVREYTRIAREVYEKAAREWHAVLRRRLWAHLGLPAVAPLLSSAILAQLTEPDPLELYKYAKQQLMHAAVTEDLEVMATAVQRAIDDVTHVCYRCCEAAMACTVYLREADTVTQHLGTLRRLCESFLRRVTREAESARDLALWVLQQSHYWSRSSRFAMGPADERAPVGAEEDQRERLSAVSSPSAAVAATTEMTHSPSPQQPPSVVDEVPLSATRQPTLLSYLSSVTSQETNVEDDPVVCICEQLAISLQDCASLPASAMAPLPACIVLSNVQESGATSASPASQFLCCVVKGTEEGERGSRDGRDDNEDIIDTSVTVNGGDGYGNDDGMANGYYPRYETGLEDVALGEGTRDVACGECGCALVTEGVDIHVLRCAATAANTIRPLQIGTYKVVVHRDGDAGDDCADSSAASGAVLEAGPTVDVDITLITSRLKVDLSSSHSYAAPSVIYGATWYGYLEADRHVVVCQPNSITTDRSAGSGAQSRSAAPAPFFVAVVDGSGRLVTVDEEERDDGDNEDGGDAADSSAAALSTEAALCEVTGMEGVPLRVSMSRARSFCVVASVTKYIVLSLYDDDY
- a CDS encoding hypothetical protein (TriTrypDB/GeneDB-style sysID: LpmP.24.0920), translated to MSAFMEKYHIRKVLGISMSVVQSFWHWTRDRLWPIYSAAVVISLFQMIAVASEKQILADHYYGDVDGKFEETKDDLVRDAKKLFNEEVAVAVKEHVWQLPPAAFRREYNSRLGSA